The Prionailurus bengalensis isolate Pbe53 chromosome D2, Fcat_Pben_1.1_paternal_pri, whole genome shotgun sequence genome window below encodes:
- the FAS gene encoding tumor necrosis factor receptor superfamily member 6 isoform X1 — MKGPWAVRWLILTSVAGSLFRGDSAQVTDVNSKVLKLSKNATEGEPGCREGLHRGSKFCCLPCPPGTRKAADCEEDGGRPSCVPCEEGKDYTDRSHFSPRCRRCRICDGEHGLEVEKTCTRTQNTKCRCKSNFFCNVSLCDHCNPCMMCEHGILENCTPTSNTKCKQGSSSKLLWLCALLLILPFALVCCCVLKKYRNTKNGRRESTVSITESMPMNFADIDLSKYISSIAEQMKITQVREFVRKNGINEAKIDEIKNDNLQDTAEQKVQLLRNWYQLHGRKGAYYALVKGLRKANLCALAEKIEDMVQKDSAS, encoded by the exons ataCTTACCTCTGTTGCCGGATCGCTGTTCAGAGGCGACAGTGCTCAGGTCACCGATGTCAACTCCAAGGTGTTGAAATTGAGTAAGAACGCTACCGAAGGGGAGCCTGGATGCAGGGAAGGTCTGCATCGTGGGAGCAAGTTCTGCTGTCTGCCATGCCCTCCTG GCACACGAAAAGCTGCCGACTGTGAAGAAGATGGGGGTAGACCGTCCTGTGTACCCTGTGAAGAAGGGAAGGACTACACAGACAGGAGCCATTTTTCTCCCAGATGCAGAAGATGTAGAATTTGTGATGGAGAGCATG GCTTAGAAGTGGAAAAAACCTGTACCCGGACCCAGAATACCAAGTGCAGATGTAAATCAAACTTTTTTTGTAACGTCTCTCTGTGTGACCACTGTAACCCGTGCATGAT GTGTGAACATGGAATCCTTGAGAATTGCACACCAACCAGCAACACCAAATGTAAACAAG GATCCAGCTCCAAACTTCTGTGGCTTTGTGCCCTGCTCCTGATTCTTCCGTTCGCACTAGTATGTTGCT GTGTGTTGAAAAAGTACAGGAATACGAAGAATGGCCGCCGGGAATCTACAGTCTCAATTACT GAGAGTATGCCAATGAATTTCGCAG ACATCGACTTGAGTAAATACATCAGTAGCATTGCcgaacaaatgaaaataactcaAGTCAGAGAATTTGTCCGCAAGAATGGTATCAACGAAGCCAAAATAGACGAGATCAAGAACGACAACCTCCAAGACACAGCTGAACAGAAAGTCCAACTGCTCCGGAATTGGTACCAGCTCCACGGGAGGAAGGGCGCATATTACGCTCTGGTGAAAGGTCTCAGGAAAGCCAATCTCTGCGCTCTTGCCGAGAAAATTGAAGATATGGTCCAGAAGGACAGTGCGAGCTAA
- the FAS gene encoding tumor necrosis factor receptor superfamily member 6 isoform X2: protein MKGPWAVRWLILTSVAGSLFRGDSAQVTDVNSKVLKLSKNATEGEPGCREGLHRGSKFCCLPCPPGTRKAADCEEDGGRPSCVPCEEGKDYTDRSHFSPRCRRCRICDGEHGLEVEKTCTRTQNTKCRCKSNFFCNVSLCDHCNPCMMCEHGILENCTPTSNTKCKQGVLKKYRNTKNGRRESTVSITESMPMNFADIDLSKYISSIAEQMKITQVREFVRKNGINEAKIDEIKNDNLQDTAEQKVQLLRNWYQLHGRKGAYYALVKGLRKANLCALAEKIEDMVQKDSAS, encoded by the exons ataCTTACCTCTGTTGCCGGATCGCTGTTCAGAGGCGACAGTGCTCAGGTCACCGATGTCAACTCCAAGGTGTTGAAATTGAGTAAGAACGCTACCGAAGGGGAGCCTGGATGCAGGGAAGGTCTGCATCGTGGGAGCAAGTTCTGCTGTCTGCCATGCCCTCCTG GCACACGAAAAGCTGCCGACTGTGAAGAAGATGGGGGTAGACCGTCCTGTGTACCCTGTGAAGAAGGGAAGGACTACACAGACAGGAGCCATTTTTCTCCCAGATGCAGAAGATGTAGAATTTGTGATGGAGAGCATG GCTTAGAAGTGGAAAAAACCTGTACCCGGACCCAGAATACCAAGTGCAGATGTAAATCAAACTTTTTTTGTAACGTCTCTCTGTGTGACCACTGTAACCCGTGCATGAT GTGTGAACATGGAATCCTTGAGAATTGCACACCAACCAGCAACACCAAATGTAAACAAG GTGTGTTGAAAAAGTACAGGAATACGAAGAATGGCCGCCGGGAATCTACAGTCTCAATTACT GAGAGTATGCCAATGAATTTCGCAG ACATCGACTTGAGTAAATACATCAGTAGCATTGCcgaacaaatgaaaataactcaAGTCAGAGAATTTGTCCGCAAGAATGGTATCAACGAAGCCAAAATAGACGAGATCAAGAACGACAACCTCCAAGACACAGCTGAACAGAAAGTCCAACTGCTCCGGAATTGGTACCAGCTCCACGGGAGGAAGGGCGCATATTACGCTCTGGTGAAAGGTCTCAGGAAAGCCAATCTCTGCGCTCTTGCCGAGAAAATTGAAGATATGGTCCAGAAGGACAGTGCGAGCTAA
- the FAS gene encoding tumor necrosis factor receptor superfamily member 6 isoform X3: MKGPWAVRWLILTSVAGSLFRGDSAQVTDVNSKVLKLSKNATEGEPGCREGLHRGSKFCCLPCPPGTRKAADCEEDGGRPSCVPCEEGKDYTDRSHFSPRCRRCRICDGEHGLEVEKTCTRTQNTKCRCKSNFFCNVSLCDHCNPCMMCEHGILENCTPTSNTKCKQGSSSKLLWLCALLLILPFALVCCCVLKKYRNTKNGRRESTVSITVGVETRIGFLKKTEKVVIQLFICSFFLNKHLWCVRVRGLEGHQK, encoded by the exons ataCTTACCTCTGTTGCCGGATCGCTGTTCAGAGGCGACAGTGCTCAGGTCACCGATGTCAACTCCAAGGTGTTGAAATTGAGTAAGAACGCTACCGAAGGGGAGCCTGGATGCAGGGAAGGTCTGCATCGTGGGAGCAAGTTCTGCTGTCTGCCATGCCCTCCTG GCACACGAAAAGCTGCCGACTGTGAAGAAGATGGGGGTAGACCGTCCTGTGTACCCTGTGAAGAAGGGAAGGACTACACAGACAGGAGCCATTTTTCTCCCAGATGCAGAAGATGTAGAATTTGTGATGGAGAGCATG GCTTAGAAGTGGAAAAAACCTGTACCCGGACCCAGAATACCAAGTGCAGATGTAAATCAAACTTTTTTTGTAACGTCTCTCTGTGTGACCACTGTAACCCGTGCATGAT GTGTGAACATGGAATCCTTGAGAATTGCACACCAACCAGCAACACCAAATGTAAACAAG GATCCAGCTCCAAACTTCTGTGGCTTTGTGCCCTGCTCCTGATTCTTCCGTTCGCACTAGTATGTTGCT GTGTGTTGAAAAAGTACAGGAATACGAAGAATGGCCGCCGGGAATCTACAGTCTCAATTACTGTAGGTGTTGAAACGCGCATCGGCTTCcttaagaaaacagagaaagtagtcattcagctttttatt tgttctttttttttaaacaaacacctatggtgtgtgcgtgtgcgtgggCTAGAGGGGCATCAAAAATga